In one window of Gossypium arboreum isolate Shixiya-1 chromosome 4, ASM2569848v2, whole genome shotgun sequence DNA:
- the LOC128291608 gene encoding uncharacterized protein LOC128291608, whose translation MGSQRRLGIYVGYKSPSIIKYVEPLTGDLFTARFIDCHFDETTFPTLGEEKIQLVKEITWNVSSLSQLDPRTSQCEQEVQRIIHLQNIANQLPDSFTNLKRITKSHIPAENALIQIDIPIRQIVSAKESNPRLKRGRPIGSKDKNPRKRKGAIIQDGNIVEASAPEEAKDITNQKTPEEVQVPENGDNEKISISYVTSGKRWN comes from the coding sequence ATGGGTTCTCAAAGGAGGTTGGGAATATATGTTGGTTATAAATCTCCttctataattaaatatgttgaaCCATTAACTGGAGATTTATTTACTGCACGATTTATTGATTGTCATTTTGACGAAACAACATTCCCAACATTAGGGGAAGAGAAAATACAACTGGTAAAAGAAATTACATGGAATGTATCATCATTATCTCAATTAGATCCTCGTACAAGTCAATGTGAACAAGAAGTTCAAAGGATTATACATTTGCAAAATATTGCCAACCAACTGCCAGATTCATTTACTAACCTaaagagaattacaaaatctcacaTACCAGCTGAAAATGCTCTAATACAAATTGATATCCCAATAAGGCAAATTGttagtgcaaaagaaagtaatccacGCCTGAAGCGTGGAAGGCCAatcggttccaaagataaaaatcctcgtaAAAGGAAAGGAGCAATTATTCAAGATGGTAATATTGTGGAGGCAAGTGCCCCAGAAGAGGCCAAAGATATAACTAATCAAAAAACCCCAGAAGAGGTTCAGGTACCTGAAAATGGTGATAACGAAAAGatctcaataagttatgttaCTTCAGGAAAAAGATGGAACTGA
- the LOC108460665 gene encoding probable WRKY transcription factor 33 isoform X1, whose translation MAASSSSAFINMDNNVNQSASTNTTWPSFSDHNKFSTQVPNFKSFAPSSLPISPTLISPSSFSPTDFLDSPVLFSTSALFSSPTTTGAFGGAQTVNWKNDSNDHQQGIKPKGFDFSFQVPQTQSTLPSTTATTAFQSCSNMVSMEQPAWSLEKAGGEMVQFKPNMQSNTGSQPAGNYTSQYHQTSQYMNNRKVEDGYNWRKYGQKQVKGSENPRSYYKCTYPNCPTKKKVERSLDGQITEIVYKGSHNHPKPQSTRGNRSSSSHSAEISDQSVGTLGNQLGDSFIMQDETSGSIDDDDFDQASSAISNTNGCDDINENEPDAKRWKSENENEGMVGCGSKTVKEPRIVVQTTSDIDILDDGYRWRKYGQKVVKGNPNPRSYYKCTAIGCPVRKHVERASHDLRAVITTYEGKHNHDVPAARGSGYTMNRPSAVTANMPIRPSAVPSQPNNTMYPNSGVSLGMLQNNNNNNTGSFGFSRLGKSIGSSYMSQPHFSDGAFAKNEPRDDSFLDGFLS comes from the exons ATGGCTGCTTCATCATCATCTGCTTTTATCAACATGGACAACAACGTTAATCAATCCGCCTCCACCAACACCACTTGGCCTTCATTTTCTGACCATAATAAATTTAGCACTCAAGTTCCAAATTTCAAGTCATTTGCTCCTTCTTCTTTACCCATCTCCCCTACCCTTATCTCCCCTTCTTCTTTTAGCCCGACAGATTTCTTGGACTCACCTGTTCTTTTCTCCACTTCTGCT CTTTTTTCTTCTCCAACTACCACCGGTGCTTTTGGCGGTGCTCAAACGGTAAACTGGAAGAACGATTCTAATGACCATCAACAAGGAATTAAGCCCAAGGGGTTTGATTTTTCTTTCCAAGTGCCTCAAACGCAGTCAACGCTGCCGTCTACGACCGCTACCACTGCCTTTCAGTCTTGTTCCAACATGGTTTCTATG GAACAACCAGCATGGAGTTTAGAGAAAGCCGGCGGTGAAATGGTCCAATTCAAACCAAATATGCAGAGCAATACAGGTTCTCAACCAGCTGGTAATTACACTTCCCAATACCATCAAACGTCACAGTATATGAACAACAGGAAGGTTGAAGACGGGTATAATTGGAGAAAATATGGGCAAAAACAAGTGAAAGGGAGTGAAAACCCACGCAGTTATTACAAGTGCACGTATCCCAATTGTCCCACAAAGAAAAAAGTGGAGAGATCTTTGGATGGACAAATTACTGAAATAGTTTATAAAGGTAGCCATAACCATCCCAAGCCTCAATCTACAAGAGGTAATAGGTCCTCGTCGTCTCATTCTGCTGAGATATCAGATCAATCAGTTGGTACATTAGGGAACCAACTAGGAGACTCCTTTATAATGCAAGATGAGACTTCGGGTTCCATTGATGATGATGACTTTGACCAAGCTTCTTCAGCAATAAGTAATACTAATGGTTGTGATGATATCAATGAAAATGAACCAGATGCTAAAAGATG GAAAAGTGAAAATGAGAATGAAGGTATGGTAGGTTGTGGTAGCAAAACTGTGAAAGAGCCTAGAATAGTGGTGCAAACAACAAGTGATATTGATATTCTTGATGATGGGTATAGATGGAGGAAATATGGACAGAAAGTAGTCAAGGGAAACCCCAATCCAAG GAGCTACTACAAATGTACGGCAATAGGTTGTCCTGTTAGAAAACATGTAGAGCGAGCATCCCATGATTTGAGGGCTGTGATAACTACTTACGAAGGGAAACACAACCACGATGTTCCTGCTGCACGCGGGAGCGGCTACACGATGAACAGACCTTCGGCTGTAACTGCAAACATGCCGATAAGGCCTTCAGCTGTCCCCAGTCAGCCTAACAATACAATGTACCCCAACTCGGGAGTTAGCTTGGGGATGCTGcagaacaacaacaacaacaacacaGGTAGTTTCGGATTCTCTAGATTGGGGAAGTCCATTGGCTCATCATACATGAGCCAACCACATTTCTCAGATGGGGCATTTGCTAAGAATGAACCTAGGGATGATTCATTTTTGGACGGATTCCTGTCTTGA
- the LOC108460665 gene encoding probable WRKY transcription factor 33 isoform X2, with protein MAASSSSAFINMDNNVNQSASTNTTWPSFSDHNKFSTQVPNFKSFAPSSLPISPTLISPSSFSPTDFLDSPVLFSTSALFSSPTTTGAFGGAQTVNWKNDSNDHQQGIKPKGFDFSFQVPQTQSTLPSTTATTAFQSCSNMVSMEQPAWSLEKAGGEMVQFKPNMQSNTGSQPAGNYTSQYHQTSQYMNNRKVEDGYNWRKYGQKQVKGSENPRSYYKCTYPNCPTKKKVERSLDGQITEIVYKGSHNHPKPQSTRGNRSSSSHSAEISDQSVGTLGNQLGDSFIMQDETSGSIDDDDFDQASSAISNTNGCDDINENEPDAKRWKSENENEGMVGCGSKTVKEPRIVVQTTSDIDILDDGYRWRKYGQKVVKGNPNPRSYYKCTAIGCPVRKHVERASHDLRAVITTYEGKHNHDVPAARGSGYTMNRPSAVTANMPIRPSAVPSQPNNTMYPNSGVSLGMLQNNNNNNTDCKSRKQVQKMNLGGQ; from the exons ATGGCTGCTTCATCATCATCTGCTTTTATCAACATGGACAACAACGTTAATCAATCCGCCTCCACCAACACCACTTGGCCTTCATTTTCTGACCATAATAAATTTAGCACTCAAGTTCCAAATTTCAAGTCATTTGCTCCTTCTTCTTTACCCATCTCCCCTACCCTTATCTCCCCTTCTTCTTTTAGCCCGACAGATTTCTTGGACTCACCTGTTCTTTTCTCCACTTCTGCT CTTTTTTCTTCTCCAACTACCACCGGTGCTTTTGGCGGTGCTCAAACGGTAAACTGGAAGAACGATTCTAATGACCATCAACAAGGAATTAAGCCCAAGGGGTTTGATTTTTCTTTCCAAGTGCCTCAAACGCAGTCAACGCTGCCGTCTACGACCGCTACCACTGCCTTTCAGTCTTGTTCCAACATGGTTTCTATG GAACAACCAGCATGGAGTTTAGAGAAAGCCGGCGGTGAAATGGTCCAATTCAAACCAAATATGCAGAGCAATACAGGTTCTCAACCAGCTGGTAATTACACTTCCCAATACCATCAAACGTCACAGTATATGAACAACAGGAAGGTTGAAGACGGGTATAATTGGAGAAAATATGGGCAAAAACAAGTGAAAGGGAGTGAAAACCCACGCAGTTATTACAAGTGCACGTATCCCAATTGTCCCACAAAGAAAAAAGTGGAGAGATCTTTGGATGGACAAATTACTGAAATAGTTTATAAAGGTAGCCATAACCATCCCAAGCCTCAATCTACAAGAGGTAATAGGTCCTCGTCGTCTCATTCTGCTGAGATATCAGATCAATCAGTTGGTACATTAGGGAACCAACTAGGAGACTCCTTTATAATGCAAGATGAGACTTCGGGTTCCATTGATGATGATGACTTTGACCAAGCTTCTTCAGCAATAAGTAATACTAATGGTTGTGATGATATCAATGAAAATGAACCAGATGCTAAAAGATG GAAAAGTGAAAATGAGAATGAAGGTATGGTAGGTTGTGGTAGCAAAACTGTGAAAGAGCCTAGAATAGTGGTGCAAACAACAAGTGATATTGATATTCTTGATGATGGGTATAGATGGAGGAAATATGGACAGAAAGTAGTCAAGGGAAACCCCAATCCAAG GAGCTACTACAAATGTACGGCAATAGGTTGTCCTGTTAGAAAACATGTAGAGCGAGCATCCCATGATTTGAGGGCTGTGATAACTACTTACGAAGGGAAACACAACCACGATGTTCCTGCTGCACGCGGGAGCGGCTACACGATGAACAGACCTTCGGCTGTAACTGCAAACATGCCGATAAGGCCTTCAGCTGTCCCCAGTCAGCCTAACAATACAATGTACCCCAACTCGGGAGTTAGCTTGGGGATGCTGcagaacaacaacaacaacaacacaG ATTGTAAGAGTAGAAAACAAGTACAAAAAATGAATTTGGGTGGTCAATAA
- the LOC108460667 gene encoding uncharacterized protein LOC108460667: MGKSLPGATKLQHLAKVTGAAHHLNTTGKNPKPTTLNRRIISEDNKPNSKKKMESSSASQRLPLSEVVSDCVKRWFKDTLKEAKAGDVNMQVLVGQMYYSGYGVPRDAQKGRIWMTRASRLRSSVWKVSDKHPGYNASDSDSDEIKGDS; encoded by the exons atggGAAAATCGCTGCCCGGCGCAACCAAGCTTCAACATCTCGCAAAGGTTACCGGCGCCGCCCACCATCTTAACACAACTGGGAAAAACCCAAAACCCACTACTCTGAACCGGCGGATTATAAGTGAAGACAACAAACCCAATTCCAAGAAGAAGATGGAGAGCTCCAGTGCCAGTCAACGCCTCCCACTTTCCGAAGTCGTCTCCGATTGCGTTAAACGTTGGTTCAAAGATACTCTCAAGGAAGCCAAAGCCGGGGACGTTAACATGCAGGTTCTTGTGGGTCAAATGTATTATAGCGGTTATGGGGTTCCCCGGGATGCCCAAAAg GGAAGAATTTGGATGACAAGGGCGTCGAGGCTGCGGTCTTCTGTTTGGAAAGTCAGCGATAAGCATCCAG GTTATAATgcgagtgattcagattctgATGAAATCAAGGGTGATTCTTGA